A genomic window from Rhizobium sp. 007 includes:
- a CDS encoding class I SAM-dependent methyltransferase — protein sequence MKSNRPLITFIAMHTDIVDLRQFYHSELGRLAEHSIAMALSSLWVRLPQERLVGIGYAVPFLDRFSADTERTFAFMPAGQGAVNWPVGSLSSTALIFDEELPLPDSSIDRVLMVHSLEFAESPRETLKELWRVLAPGGRLVIVVPNRRGVWARMEHTPFGSGRPYSRGQLTHLLRETNFTPGATAEALFFPPSKLRTVLSLRRAFERIGRTLWPAFSGVIIVEAQKRLYQGLPVAARASRRVFVPVLAPHGVPTTRSR from the coding sequence TTGAAGTCCAATCGCCCGCTGATAACATTTATTGCGATGCACACGGATATTGTCGATCTGCGCCAGTTCTATCACTCCGAGCTCGGCCGCCTTGCCGAGCACTCGATTGCCATGGCGCTGTCGTCGCTTTGGGTGCGCCTGCCGCAGGAGCGGCTCGTCGGCATCGGCTATGCCGTTCCCTTCCTCGACCGGTTCAGCGCCGATACCGAGCGCACCTTCGCCTTCATGCCAGCCGGGCAGGGCGCCGTGAACTGGCCGGTGGGGTCGTTGTCGTCGACAGCACTGATCTTCGACGAAGAACTGCCGCTTCCCGATTCGTCCATTGATCGTGTGCTGATGGTCCATTCGCTGGAATTCGCCGAAAGCCCGCGGGAGACCTTGAAGGAGCTCTGGCGCGTGCTTGCGCCCGGCGGACGCCTCGTCATCGTGGTGCCGAACCGGCGCGGCGTCTGGGCGCGCATGGAACATACGCCTTTCGGCTCCGGGCGCCCCTATTCGCGGGGTCAACTCACGCATCTGCTGCGCGAGACGAATTTCACGCCCGGCGCGACCGCCGAGGCGCTGTTCTTCCCGCCGTCGAAGCTTCGCACGGTTCTCAGCCTTCGCCGCGCCTTCGAACGCATTGGCCGCACACTCTGGCCGGCCTTTTCAGGCGTCATCATCGTCGAGGCACAGAAGCGGCTCTATCAGGGCCTGCCGGTAGCCGCACGGGCTTCGCGCCGCGTCTTCGTGCCGGTTCTTGCGCCGCATGGTGTTCCGACGACACGCAGCCGTTAA
- a CDS encoding DUF2125 domain-containing protein: protein MAASSQSGSGRKFWLLGLGIVLVIAVYTGGWFYAAAHLKETVLKVIAPRSTAGVSGECADIDFRGYPFRIGLYCSKVGVDDNTNGVSASFGELRSAAQVYAPGHIVWELDSPAEIRTANGLSISAQWANLQSSLVTRLRGIDRTSMIIDGLKATAVSSYTGQTVNVDAGRTEVHLRQNAGDLDGAFSLQDANAVIKDWPQVFPKFSASADITLAGKGGMIDGSDPQGLYGASGELRKAVADIGDGKVMSLTGPFSFDEQGFLSGKFKLEIEQLGPWRDSLKKALPEIAKTVDTAAKLLKALAVGGDRVSVDLVVQHGNATVGGFIPLGTIPPI from the coding sequence ATGGCAGCGTCAAGCCAATCCGGCAGCGGCAGAAAATTCTGGTTGCTCGGCTTGGGCATCGTTCTGGTGATCGCGGTCTATACCGGCGGCTGGTTTTACGCAGCCGCCCACCTCAAGGAGACCGTGCTCAAGGTTATTGCGCCGCGCAGCACGGCGGGCGTCAGCGGCGAATGCGCCGATATCGACTTTCGCGGCTATCCGTTCCGCATTGGCCTCTATTGCTCGAAAGTGGGTGTGGATGACAACACGAACGGCGTCTCCGCTTCCTTTGGCGAACTTCGTTCCGCAGCCCAGGTTTACGCGCCGGGCCATATCGTCTGGGAACTCGATTCGCCGGCTGAAATCCGCACGGCAAACGGCCTTTCGATCTCGGCGCAGTGGGCAAACCTGCAATCCAGCCTGGTGACGAGGCTGAGGGGCATCGATCGCACCTCCATGATCATCGACGGCCTGAAGGCGACCGCTGTTTCCTCCTATACCGGGCAAACGGTCAATGTCGATGCAGGACGCACGGAAGTCCATCTCCGCCAGAATGCAGGCGATCTCGACGGTGCCTTCTCACTCCAGGATGCAAATGCCGTCATCAAGGACTGGCCGCAGGTCTTCCCGAAATTCTCGGCGAGCGCCGATATCACCCTTGCAGGCAAAGGCGGAATGATCGACGGAAGCGATCCGCAAGGGCTTTATGGGGCAAGCGGAGAGCTGCGCAAGGCCGTCGCCGATATCGGCGACGGCAAGGTGATGAGTTTGACGGGCCCCTTCTCCTTCGATGAGCAAGGCTTTTTGTCCGGAAAGTTCAAGCTGGAGATCGAGCAACTCGGCCCCTGGCGCGACAGCCTGAAAAAGGCCCTCCCGGAAATCGCCAAGACCGTCGATACCGCCGCCAAGCTTCTAAAGGCGCTCGCGGTCGGCGGCGACAGGGTTTCGGTCGACCTCGTCGTCCAGCACGGCAATGCCACCGTAGGCGGCTTCATCCCGCTCGGCACGATTCCGCCGATCTGA
- the ftsE gene encoding cell division ATP-binding protein FtsE: MIHFENVGLRYGMGPEILRDLTFDIPKKSFQFLTGPSGAGKTTLLRLLFMSLQPTRGLIRMFGRDISDIPRPELPLLRRRVGIVFQDFRLLDHLTTYENVALPLRVRGKDESSYKTDVLELLKWVGLGERINVLPPVLSGGEKQRAAIARALIDRPEVLLADEPTGNVDPPMARRLLNLFLELNRLGTAVVIATHDLTLMDQVEARRMILSEGHLDVYD; this comes from the coding sequence TTGATCCATTTCGAGAATGTCGGTTTGCGTTACGGCATGGGGCCGGAGATTCTCCGGGACCTCACCTTCGATATTCCGAAAAAGTCCTTTCAGTTCCTGACCGGCCCCTCTGGCGCCGGCAAGACGACGCTTCTACGCCTGCTTTTTATGTCGCTGCAGCCGACGCGCGGCTTGATCCGCATGTTCGGACGCGACATTTCCGACATCCCGCGGCCGGAGCTGCCGCTGCTTCGCCGCCGCGTGGGTATCGTCTTCCAGGATTTCCGCCTGCTCGATCATCTCACGACCTATGAGAATGTCGCACTGCCGCTTCGTGTACGCGGCAAGGACGAGAGCTCTTATAAGACAGACGTGCTCGAACTGCTGAAATGGGTGGGGCTCGGCGAGCGTATCAATGTGCTTCCGCCGGTGCTTTCCGGCGGCGAGAAACAGCGCGCGGCGATCGCCCGCGCGCTGATCGACCGGCCCGAGGTTCTGCTTGCCGACGAGCCGACCGGCAACGTCGATCCGCCGATGGCACGCCGCCTGTTGAACCTCTTTCTCGAACTCAACCGCCTTGGTACAGCTGTCGTGATCGCAACTCACGATCTGACATTGATGGACCAGGTGGAAGCCCGCCGCATGATCCTTTCGGAAGGGCATCTTGACGTCTATGATTGA
- the hisC gene encoding histidinol-phosphate transaminase, whose translation MSVEMSKPVPRPGILDIAAYVPGKEHAPGVARVYKLSSNETPLGASPKAIEAFRSAAGHLERYPDGQAIELREAIAAVHGLNPANIMCGNGSDELLGLLCHVYLSPGDEGIITEHGFLVYKIQIMGAGAAPVVVKETDHTVDVDAILAAVTDKTKIVFIANPGNPTGTYIPVSEVRRLQAGLPKHVVLVLDAAYAEYVRRNDYESGIEVVSSNANVVMTRTFSKVYGLAALRVGWMYAPAEIIDALNRVRGPFNMNTPAIAAGAAAIRDQAFVQEATSFNQMWIEKVTGALETIGLKVTPSVTNFVLIHFPDVDGKRAADADDFLTSRGYVLRAVRSYGFPNSLRMSIGPEEANRGVIEALGEFMGRPA comes from the coding sequence ATGAGCGTTGAGATGAGCAAGCCTGTTCCGCGTCCCGGTATCCTCGATATTGCAGCCTATGTGCCGGGCAAGGAACATGCACCAGGCGTCGCCCGCGTCTACAAGCTCTCCTCCAACGAAACGCCGCTTGGTGCGAGCCCGAAGGCCATAGAAGCCTTCCGTTCGGCCGCCGGCCATCTCGAGCGCTATCCGGACGGGCAGGCGATCGAATTGCGCGAGGCGATCGCTGCGGTTCATGGCCTGAATCCGGCTAACATCATGTGTGGCAACGGCTCGGACGAACTACTCGGCTTGCTCTGCCACGTTTATCTCAGCCCCGGTGACGAAGGCATCATCACCGAGCACGGCTTCCTCGTTTACAAGATTCAGATCATGGGCGCGGGCGCAGCGCCTGTCGTGGTGAAGGAGACGGATCATACCGTCGATGTCGACGCGATCCTTGCCGCCGTGACAGACAAGACGAAGATCGTCTTCATCGCCAATCCTGGCAATCCAACCGGTACCTATATCCCGGTCAGCGAAGTCCGCCGCCTGCAGGCCGGTCTGCCGAAGCATGTCGTCCTGGTGCTCGATGCGGCCTATGCCGAATATGTCCGGCGCAACGACTATGAATCCGGCATCGAGGTCGTCTCCTCGAACGCGAACGTCGTCATGACCCGCACCTTCTCGAAGGTCTATGGGCTTGCCGCGCTCCGCGTCGGCTGGATGTATGCGCCTGCCGAGATCATCGATGCGCTGAACCGCGTGCGCGGCCCGTTCAACATGAATACGCCGGCGATCGCGGCCGGCGCCGCGGCGATCCGCGATCAGGCCTTCGTTCAAGAGGCGACCTCCTTCAACCAAATGTGGATCGAGAAGGTTACCGGAGCGCTCGAAACGATCGGTCTCAAGGTTACGCCGTCGGTGACCAACTTCGTCCTCATCCATTTTCCGGATGTCGACGGCAAGCGCGCTGCCGATGCCGACGATTTTCTGACGAGCCGTGGCTATGTCCTGCGGGCGGTTCGTAGCTACGGCTTCCCCAATTCACTCCGCATGAGCATTGGCCCCGAAGAAGCCAATCGCGGCGTCATCGAAGCGCTCGGCGAATTCATGGGACGCCCGGCATGA
- the hpt gene encoding hypoxanthine phosphoribosyltransferase, which yields MPVVRGKIIEPLFTAEQIAERNHAMAKHIAAGPTKDLLVIAVLKGSFIFAADLIRALHDSGLAPEVEFITLSSYGTGTVSQGVRIVKDIDSDVKDRDVLLIDDILESGRTLLFAKELLYERGARNVSIAVLLDKSVKRKEKLEADYVGFECPDYFVVGYGMDVAYAFRELPYVGVVTGDA from the coding sequence ATGCCTGTCGTGCGCGGAAAAATTATCGAACCGCTTTTCACTGCCGAGCAGATTGCCGAACGCAATCACGCGATGGCAAAGCACATTGCTGCGGGTCCGACAAAGGACCTGCTCGTCATTGCCGTGTTAAAGGGGTCGTTCATTTTCGCCGCAGACCTCATCCGCGCGCTACACGACAGCGGGCTTGCGCCTGAAGTCGAATTCATCACGCTTTCCAGCTACGGCACGGGAACGGTTTCTCAGGGCGTCCGCATCGTCAAGGATATCGACAGCGACGTGAAAGATCGCGACGTGTTGCTGATCGACGACATCCTCGAATCCGGCCGCACGCTGCTTTTCGCCAAGGAACTGCTCTACGAACGCGGCGCGCGCAACGTCAGCATCGCCGTGCTGCTCGACAAGAGCGTCAAGCGCAAAGAAAAGCTCGAGGCAGACTATGTCGGCTTCGAATGCCCGGATTATTTCGTCGTCGGCTACGGCATGGACGTCGCCTATGCCTTCCGTGAGCTGCCCTACGTCGGCGTGGTTACCGGCGACGCCTGA
- a CDS encoding cupin domain-containing protein encodes MSPDDIIEALSMQPHPEGGWYVQTFRDGNGKDRGHSTAIYYLLKAGQRSHWHRVHDAAEVWHYYAGAPLALHRSADGAESETLMLGIDLANGERPQAIIPANWWQSAETLGEYTLVGCTVAPGFEFSKFEMAPMDWKPGG; translated from the coding sequence ATGTCTCCCGACGATATTATAGAAGCGCTTTCGATGCAGCCGCATCCGGAAGGCGGCTGGTACGTGCAGACGTTTCGCGATGGCAATGGCAAGGATCGAGGGCACTCGACGGCAATCTACTATCTGCTGAAAGCCGGGCAACGTTCGCACTGGCATCGCGTTCACGATGCGGCGGAGGTCTGGCATTATTACGCCGGTGCGCCCTTGGCACTCCACAGGTCCGCAGACGGCGCGGAAAGCGAAACCTTGATGCTCGGCATCGACCTGGCAAATGGTGAGCGTCCGCAAGCAATCATTCCGGCAAACTGGTGGCAATCGGCAGAAACGCTTGGCGAATACACGCTCGTTGGCTGTACGGTGGCGCCGGGCTTCGAGTTCTCGAAATTCGAAATGGCACCGATGGATTGGAAACCGGGCGGCTGA
- a CDS encoding prephenate/arogenate dehydrogenase family protein → MTAQFDRIALIGIGLIGSSIAHDIKRLGLANEVVVATRSAETLKRAEELQLGSRYTTSSAEAAENADLVIVSVPVGASESVAKEIAGSVKPGAIVTDVGSTKASVIAQMQPHMPPHVHFIPGHPLAGTEKSGPDAGFPGLFEGRWCIFTPIAGTDEGALKKLRKFWESLGSKVDEMDADHHDKVLAIVSHLPHIIAYNIVGTADDLETVTESEVIKYSASGFRDFTRLAASDPTMWRDVCLHNKDAILEMLARFSEDLAYLQRAIRWGEGDKLFELFSRTRAIRRSIVQAGQDVDTPDFGRPHAQDTKTN, encoded by the coding sequence ATGACAGCGCAGTTTGATCGCATCGCGCTGATCGGCATCGGGCTGATCGGCTCCTCGATCGCCCACGACATCAAGCGACTGGGGCTCGCCAACGAAGTCGTCGTGGCAACGCGCAGTGCCGAAACGCTGAAGCGTGCCGAGGAATTGCAGCTCGGAAGCCGTTATACGACTTCGTCGGCCGAGGCCGCCGAGAATGCCGATCTCGTCATCGTGTCCGTGCCGGTCGGCGCCTCGGAAAGTGTTGCCAAGGAAATCGCAGGAAGCGTGAAGCCGGGGGCGATCGTCACCGACGTCGGATCTACCAAGGCGTCGGTCATCGCGCAGATGCAGCCGCATATGCCACCGCATGTGCACTTCATCCCCGGCCATCCGCTGGCCGGTACGGAAAAATCCGGTCCCGACGCCGGCTTCCCAGGCCTTTTCGAAGGCCGCTGGTGCATCTTCACGCCGATTGCAGGCACGGATGAGGGTGCGCTCAAGAAGCTTCGTAAATTCTGGGAAAGCCTTGGCTCCAAGGTCGATGAGATGGACGCCGACCACCACGACAAGGTGCTCGCCATCGTCTCGCACCTGCCGCACATCATTGCCTACAATATTGTCGGCACGGCCGACGATCTGGAAACCGTGACGGAATCGGAAGTCATCAAATACTCCGCCTCCGGCTTTCGCGACTTTACGCGCCTTGCGGCCTCCGATCCGACGATGTGGCGCGACGTCTGCCTGCACAACAAGGATGCGATCCTTGAAATGCTGGCGCGCTTTTCGGAAGATCTTGCCTATCTGCAGCGCGCGATCCGCTGGGGCGAGGGCGACAAGCTTTTCGAGCTCTTCAGCCGCACTCGCGCAATCCGCCGCTCGATCGTCCAGGCGGGACAGGATGTGGATACGCCAGACTTTGGCCGCCCACATGCGCAGGACACGAAGACGAACTGA
- a CDS encoding gamma-glutamylcyclotransferase yields MDEFWVFGYGSLMWNPGFEFLERSQALVYGYRRSLCVHSWVHRGTQQNPGLVLGLDRGGSCRGIAFRVALERRGEVMDYLRARELVTNVYLERHVPLSLPGRRNIKAIAYIVDRDHAQYAGALDASVAARTVHAAKGQSGSNDAYVFNTLSHLKEMGIRDHWLERVAGEVERLRAA; encoded by the coding sequence ATGGACGAATTTTGGGTATTTGGCTACGGATCGCTGATGTGGAATCCGGGCTTCGAGTTTCTTGAGCGCTCTCAGGCTCTCGTTTACGGCTACCGGCGATCACTATGCGTCCATTCCTGGGTTCACCGCGGCACGCAGCAAAACCCAGGTCTCGTGCTAGGCCTCGATCGCGGCGGCTCCTGCCGCGGCATAGCGTTTCGCGTGGCCTTGGAAAGGCGCGGCGAGGTGATGGACTATCTGCGCGCCCGCGAGCTCGTCACCAACGTCTATCTCGAGCGGCATGTGCCGCTATCGCTTCCCGGCCGACGCAACATCAAGGCAATTGCCTACATCGTTGATCGCGACCACGCCCAGTATGCCGGCGCACTTGATGCCTCTGTAGCTGCGCGCACGGTGCACGCGGCAAAGGGTCAGTCAGGTTCGAACGACGCCTATGTTTTCAATACGCTCTCGCATCTTAAGGAGATGGGCATTCGCGACCATTGGCTGGAACGGGTCGCCGGCGAGGTCGAGCGGCTGCGGGCCGCTTAG
- a CDS encoding YdcF family protein, with amino-acid sequence MTMGHTRRTPIRPDPALASYGVETLRRGPLRRMLRWGGFAFVLATALLFVGFLRFADSVTTLKPPAEPRADAIVVLTGGYQRIDQAVELLEKGAGKRLLISGVHPSTTPGQIRKTTSASADLFDCCVDIGYDAIDTIGNAQEAANWIHAKGYKSVLVVTNNYHMPRSLAELAYVDADTQFIPYPVVNSDLKTRAWFTDPNALRVMLAEYAKVLLAGARNITGFGRHPGLRSASITGPS; translated from the coding sequence ATGACCATGGGCCATACTAGACGCACTCCGATTCGTCCCGACCCGGCGCTAGCCAGCTACGGTGTCGAAACCCTGCGTCGTGGTCCCCTACGCCGGATGTTGCGATGGGGCGGATTCGCCTTCGTCCTGGCGACCGCGCTGCTTTTCGTCGGCTTCCTGCGGTTCGCCGATTCCGTAACCACCTTGAAACCTCCGGCCGAACCGAGGGCCGACGCCATCGTCGTTTTGACAGGCGGCTATCAGCGCATCGATCAGGCCGTCGAACTGCTGGAGAAAGGCGCGGGCAAGCGGCTGCTCATATCGGGCGTTCATCCGTCGACAACGCCGGGGCAGATACGCAAAACCACATCGGCGTCTGCTGATCTTTTCGATTGCTGCGTCGACATCGGCTATGACGCAATCGACACGATCGGCAATGCGCAGGAAGCCGCAAACTGGATCCATGCTAAAGGCTACAAGAGCGTTCTGGTCGTCACCAACAACTACCACATGCCACGCAGTCTCGCGGAACTCGCCTACGTCGATGCCGATACGCAGTTCATCCCCTACCCGGTCGTCAATTCCGACCTGAAGACCAGGGCCTGGTTCACCGATCCAAATGCGCTTCGCGTCATGCTCGCCGAATATGCCAAGGTGCTTCTGGCAGGCGCGCGCAACATCACCGGCTTCGGGCGCCATCCGGGCCTTCGCTCGGCAAGCATCACCGGTCCGAGCTGA
- the gloB gene encoding hydroxyacylglutathione hydrolase has product MKPLELEVFLCRSDNFGVLVHDPESGLTASIDAPEEAAVAAAAKRRGWKISHIFATHHHTDHVEGNLALKEQFGCEIIGPVNEAVAIPGLDKSMADGDSFPFGDHMVNVIETPGHTVGHICYHFADDKLLFAADTLFALGCGRLLERPAADMWHSLQKLAVLPDETAIYFGHEYTLSNARFALTIDPDNERLKTRAAEIEALRAEGRFTIPTTLGLEKETNPFLRAADPAIRRNLLMESKTNEEVFAEIRRRKDNF; this is encoded by the coding sequence ATGAAACCTTTGGAATTAGAAGTTTTTCTTTGCCGATCCGATAATTTCGGCGTTCTCGTGCATGATCCGGAGTCCGGGCTGACGGCATCGATCGACGCGCCGGAAGAGGCGGCCGTGGCAGCGGCTGCTAAACGGCGCGGCTGGAAGATTTCGCACATCTTCGCCACGCATCACCACACCGACCACGTGGAAGGCAATCTGGCGTTGAAGGAGCAATTCGGCTGCGAGATCATCGGTCCGGTCAACGAAGCCGTGGCAATTCCCGGCCTCGACAAATCGATGGCCGATGGCGATAGCTTTCCCTTCGGCGACCATATGGTCAACGTCATCGAAACGCCGGGCCATACCGTCGGCCATATCTGTTACCATTTCGCTGACGACAAGCTGCTTTTTGCCGCCGATACGCTCTTTGCACTGGGCTGCGGCCGCCTCTTGGAGCGCCCGGCCGCGGATATGTGGCATTCGCTGCAGAAGCTGGCCGTGCTGCCAGACGAGACGGCGATCTATTTCGGCCATGAATATACGCTTTCGAACGCTCGTTTCGCTTTGACGATCGATCCGGACAACGAGCGGCTGAAGACGCGTGCTGCGGAGATCGAGGCTCTGCGCGCCGAAGGCAGGTTCACGATCCCGACGACGCTGGGCCTGGAAAAGGAAACCAACCCTTTTCTTCGCGCTGCCGATCCCGCCATCCGCCGCAATCTCCTGATGGAAAGCAAGACGAACGAGGAAGTCTTTGCGGAGATCCGCAGGCGCAAGGACAATTTCTGA
- a CDS encoding 1-acyl-sn-glycerol-3-phosphate acyltransferase yields MIALRSVLFNTIFYANLIIRMIVLSPYYFVVPRKTAYAIPKNWALSNHWLMEKIVGTTFEIDGIENLPDGSYILAPKHQSFWDTYALLPWLKDPVYILKRELMWIPLFGWYAKKQRMIPVDRGARGKVMVEVLKRTKEELATGRQLIIYPEGTRRPPGAEPLYKYGIARMYRDLGIPVVPVAMHPGLFWPRRSAVRRPGHFKVRILPAIPPGMDPDAFFEHLIDVTEKASDELLVDTVARNPHLPLPPTAVERLAQLRKATAASA; encoded by the coding sequence ATGATCGCCCTGCGTTCCGTTCTCTTCAACACGATCTTCTACGCCAACCTCATCATCCGGATGATCGTGCTTTCGCCCTATTATTTCGTCGTGCCTCGCAAGACCGCCTATGCGATCCCCAAGAACTGGGCGCTTTCGAACCATTGGCTGATGGAAAAGATCGTCGGGACGACCTTCGAGATCGATGGCATAGAGAACCTGCCGGACGGCAGCTACATCCTCGCCCCTAAGCACCAGTCCTTCTGGGACACCTATGCACTGCTGCCCTGGTTGAAAGACCCGGTTTACATCCTCAAGCGCGAATTGATGTGGATCCCGCTTTTCGGCTGGTATGCGAAAAAACAGCGGATGATCCCGGTCGATCGCGGCGCACGCGGCAAGGTCATGGTCGAGGTGCTGAAGCGCACAAAGGAAGAGCTTGCGACAGGCCGTCAGCTGATCATCTATCCGGAAGGGACGCGCCGGCCTCCGGGCGCAGAACCGCTCTACAAATACGGCATTGCCCGCATGTATCGGGATCTCGGCATTCCGGTCGTGCCGGTGGCCATGCATCCCGGCCTTTTCTGGCCGCGCCGCAGCGCCGTGCGCCGTCCGGGCCATTTCAAGGTTCGCATCCTGCCTGCCATTCCGCCGGGCATGGATCCGGATGCGTTCTTCGAGCACCTAATCGATGTGACCGAGAAGGCGAGCGACGAACTGCTGGTCGATACGGTGGCGCGCAATCCGCACTTGCCACTGCCGCCGACCGCCGTCGAGAGACTGGCGCAATTGCGGAAGGCAACGGCAGCTTCTGCCTAA
- a CDS encoding EamA family transporter: protein MKLRATLIGFTAILMWSFLALFTAASGKMPPFQLSAICFAIGSIPGIAVLILNPSRVALLRQPAKVWIIGIAGLFGYHFLYFTALRNAPAVEAGLIAYLWPLLIVVGSALLPAERLRWYHVAGALAGLCGTFLIVGRNGIDFDGAYAIGYGAAFLCAFTWSGYSLLTRRFDAVSTDVVTGFCLATSILSFFCHLGLETTLWPETAFEWIAVAGLGLFPVGAAFYAWDYGVKNGDIQILGAASYAAPLLSTLILTIFGFAEPSWRIALACLLVTGGAVLAAQEMFRRKSVAKQVAAAAE from the coding sequence GTGAAGCTTCGGGCGACATTGATCGGGTTCACGGCCATTCTGATGTGGTCGTTTCTGGCGCTCTTCACCGCTGCATCCGGCAAGATGCCGCCGTTCCAGCTTTCGGCGATCTGCTTTGCGATCGGCAGCATCCCGGGCATTGCCGTTTTGATCCTCAACCCGTCTCGCGTGGCGCTCCTGAGGCAGCCGGCAAAGGTCTGGATCATCGGCATCGCCGGCCTCTTCGGCTATCACTTCCTCTATTTCACCGCGCTTCGGAACGCGCCGGCCGTGGAGGCCGGCTTGATTGCCTATCTCTGGCCGCTGCTGATTGTCGTCGGCTCGGCGCTGCTGCCGGCTGAGCGGTTGCGCTGGTATCATGTGGCAGGCGCGCTCGCCGGGCTCTGCGGCACTTTCCTAATCGTCGGCCGCAACGGCATCGATTTCGACGGTGCCTATGCGATCGGCTACGGCGCTGCCTTCCTTTGCGCCTTCACCTGGTCCGGCTATTCGCTCCTGACGCGGCGCTTCGATGCGGTCTCGACCGATGTCGTTACCGGCTTCTGCCTTGCGACATCCATTCTGTCGTTCTTCTGCCATCTCGGGTTGGAAACAACCCTTTGGCCGGAAACGGCTTTCGAATGGATCGCCGTTGCCGGTCTCGGTCTCTTCCCGGTCGGCGCTGCGTTCTATGCCTGGGATTACGGCGTCAAGAACGGCGACATCCAGATCCTCGGCGCGGCAAGTTATGCAGCGCCGTTGCTTTCGACGCTCATCCTGACGATATTCGGCTTTGCCGAGCCAAGCTGGCGCATTGCGCTTGCCTGCCTGCTGGTCACCGGCGGTGCAGTGCTTGCGGCTCAGGAAATGTTCCGCCGTAAAAGCGTCGCAAAACAGGTTGCGGCGGCGGCTGAATAG
- a CDS encoding ABC transporter permease, with protein sequence MIEPASKNRAQSAAQAQQKRAEMRVRPTAPILPPSNIQGNALTVVIAIMAFLACLTLGGVSMVRSTAASWESQISREITIQIKPDDGLDMEKALTQARDIAMTFVGTKSGQIVDEAATARLLEPWLGSGLDIKELPVPRLVIITIDETNPPDFDAMRSLLKESIPQASLDDHRTWVDRLVSMAHTTVMLGTGVLLLVFIAMVLTVVFATRGALSGNRHIVEVLHFVGAESSFVATEFQKHFLKISLKGSAIGSALAALFFLAAGFLQSRTIATPQTDQATALFGTFSVGALGYLGIFATMIVIALLTTLTARLTVMRTIYEIDTLRSDPTRSDGIAN encoded by the coding sequence ATGATTGAGCCCGCATCAAAGAACCGCGCGCAAAGCGCCGCCCAAGCACAGCAGAAGCGGGCGGAGATGCGCGTGCGGCCAACGGCGCCGATCCTTCCGCCCTCGAATATCCAGGGCAACGCACTGACGGTGGTCATCGCCATCATGGCCTTCCTCGCCTGCCTGACGCTTGGCGGCGTCAGCATGGTGCGTTCGACAGCGGCCAGCTGGGAGAGCCAGATTTCCCGCGAGATCACCATCCAGATCAAGCCGGACGACGGCCTCGATATGGAAAAGGCGCTAACGCAGGCACGCGATATCGCCATGACCTTTGTCGGCACCAAAAGCGGCCAGATCGTCGATGAGGCGGCAACGGCCCGTCTGCTGGAGCCATGGCTCGGCAGCGGCCTAGACATCAAGGAGCTTCCCGTCCCCCGCCTCGTGATTATAACCATCGACGAGACGAACCCGCCCGATTTTGACGCGATGCGCTCACTTTTGAAGGAGAGCATCCCTCAGGCGTCGCTGGACGATCACCGCACATGGGTCGATCGCCTCGTTTCAATGGCGCATACAACGGTGATGCTCGGCACCGGCGTGCTGCTGCTCGTCTTCATCGCCATGGTGCTGACGGTCGTCTTTGCGACACGTGGCGCGCTTTCCGGCAACCGCCATATCGTCGAGGTCTTGCATTTCGTGGGCGCCGAAAGTTCCTTCGTCGCGACTGAATTCCAGAAGCATTTCCTGAAGATCAGTCTCAAGGGATCGGCAATCGGCAGCGCTTTGGCAGCTCTCTTTTTCTTAGCGGCAGGCTTCCTGCAGAGCCGCACGATTGCGACGCCGCAGACCGATCAAGCCACGGCTCTCTTCGGCACCTTCTCGGTCGGAGCCCTTGGCTACCTCGGCATTTTTGCGACGATGATCGTCATTGCATTGCTGACGACGCTCACAGCGCGGCTGACCGTGATGCGCACGATCTATGAAATCGATACGCTGCGCTCCGACCCGACCCGAAGCGATGGCATCGCGAATTGA